In the genome of Diaphorobacter sp. HDW4A, the window GGCTTTGTTAAGCCTTCCCAATCCACTAAGTACATCAAGCAGAAACCCGGGACAGGACTTGGCTGCGGGCGCTACTGTGAGCGCAGAGAAGGAGGGGTTTCTCATCAAATGGAAAGGCAAATACTTTCGCACTCCAACATCATCCAGTCGATGCGTCTGAAGGTGCGCGAATGGCTCCATAAGCGGAGGAAAGGCGAAGGCTACAGCCACCGTGTCGCCATGCCATTGTTTTCCGATGACCCCACCCGGGTCAACCTGCCAATGCGTTCGGTCGTCCGACAAAATGAGCCAGGAAACCTGAAGTGGGTCGTTCAATGGATGCGCGGCTGATCAAGATATTCAAGTTGCCGACGTTCACCTTCGCCATTTGTTCAGACGCATCCGTGTGCTTGCTGGGGTCGTCTCAGAAAACGGAAAGAATCGTACGCTAAGCCGGCTGCAGCGGTCGTAGCGGCCTGAACTTGCCCGCGCCGATCTTGGCGCTGCTGCGCCAGAGGTAATCGCCGGTCAGGTTGATGTGCTCCCAGCCCAGCGGTGACAGGTACTGCAACAGGCTGTCATCGATGACTTGGCCGTGGCTACGCAGGGCGTTCGCCGCCCGCTCCAGATAGACCGTGTTCCACAACACGATGGCCACCGTCACCAGGTTGAGGCCGCTGGCCCGGTAGCGTTGCTGCTCGAAACTGCGATCGCGGATTTCGCCCAGCCGGTTGAAGAACACGGCGCGGGCCAGCGCGTTGCGGGCCTCGCCCTTGTTCAAGCCGGCATGCACGCGGCGGCGCAGCTCGACGCTTTGCAGCCAGTCCAGGATGAATAGCGTGCGCTCGATGCGGCCCAGTTCGCGCAGGGCGACCGCCAAGCCGTTCTGGCGCGGGTAGCTGCCGAGCTTCCTGAGCATCAGCGATGCCGTCACTGTGCCCTGCTTGATGGAAGTGGCCAGCCGCAGGATTTCGTCCCAATGGGCACGGACGTGCTTGATGTTGAGCGTGCTGCCGATCATGGGCTTCAGCGCCTCATAGGCAGCATCGCCCTTCGGGATGTAGAGCTTGGTGTCGCCAAGGTCGCGGATGCGCGGCGCGAAGCGAAAGCCCAGCAGGTGCATCAGCGCGAAGACGTGATCGGTGAAGCCAGCCGTATCAGTGTAGTGCTCCTCGATGCGCAGGTCGGATTCGTGGTACAGCAGGCCGTCGAGCACGTAGGTCGAGTCGCGCACACCGACGTTGACGACCTTCGTGTGGAACGGCGCGTACTGGTCGGAGATGTGGGTGTAGAACGTCCGCCCTGGACTGCTGCCGTATTTCGGGTTGATGTGGCCGGTACTCTCGGCCTTGCTGCCGGCGCGGAAGTTCTGACCGTCTGACGACGAGGTAGTCCCGTCACCCCAGTGCTCGGCGAAGGGATGCCGGAACTGAGCATTGACCAGCTCCGCCAGCGCCGTCGAATAGGTTTCATCGCGGATGTGCCAGGCCTGCAGCCAGGCCAGCTTGGCGTAGGTCGTGCCGGGGCAGGATTCTGCCATCTTGGTCAGGCCGAGGTTGATTGCGTCGGCCAGTATCGTGGTCAGAAGCAGGTTCCTGTCTTTGGCTAGTTCGCCCGACTTGAGGTGCGTGAAGTGTCGGGTGAAGCCCGTCCACTGGTCCACTTCCAGCAGCAGTTCGGTGATCTTGACGTGCGGCAGGATCACCGCCATCTGGTCGATCAGGGCCTGCGCGGTGTCGGGCACCGCCGCATCCAGCGGCGTGATCTTCAGACCCGACCCCGTGATGATGGCGTCCGGCAGTTCGTTGGCCAGTGCCATGCTGTTGACCGTGGCGAGCTGCGTTTCCAGCAGCGTGAGCCGGTCATGCAGGTACTGGTCGCAGTCGGTGGCCACGGCCAGCGGCAAATCGCTGGCCTGCTTGAGGCTGGCGAATCTCGCGGGCGGCACCAGGTAGTCCTCGAAGTCCTTGAACTGACGCGAGCCTTCTACCCAGATGTCGCCGGAGCGCAGCGAGTTCTTCAATTCCGACAGCGCGCACAACTCGTAGTAGCGCCGGTCGATGCCGGTGTCGGTCATCACCAGCTTCTGCCAGCGCGGCTTGATGAAGTCGGTCGGCGCATCGGCGGGCACCTTGCGGGCGTTGTCGCTGTTCATGCCGCGCAGCACCTCGATGGCGCCAAGCATATCCTTGGCGGCAGGCGCGGCTCGCAGCTTGAGCACGGCGAGGAACTCCGGCGCATAGCGGCGCAGCGTGGCGTAGCGCTCGCCGATGCGGTGCAGGAAATCGAAGTCCTCGGGCTGCGCGAGCCGCTGCGCCTCGGTGACGCTCTCGGTGAAAGCGTCCCACGACATGACCGCCTCGATGGCGGCGAACGGATCGCTGCCCGCCTGTTTGGCCTCGATCAGCGCCCGGCCGATGCGGCCGAACAGGCGCACCTTGGCGTTGATCGCCTTGCCCGATGCCTGAAACTGTTGTTGATGCTTGTTCTTGGCGGCGTTGAACAGCTTGCCCAGGATGCGATCGTGCAGGTCGATGATTTCGTCGGTGACGGTGGCCATGCCCTCGATGGCGAGCGCCACCAAGGTGGCGTAGCGGCGCTGCGGCTCGAACTTGGCGAGGTCGGCGGGCGTCATCTGGGCGCCCTCGCGAGCGATCTTCAGCAAGCGGTTCTGGTGTACCAGGCGCTCAATACCGGAAGGCAGATCGAGCGCCTGCCATGCCTTGAGGCGTCCGATGTGTTCCAGCATGTGCCGCGAGTTCGGCTTGGCCGGTGACTGGCGCAGCCAGGCCAGCCAGGTCGCCTTGCCGTTCTCGCGGCGCTTGAGCAGATCGTCGAGGCGGCGCCGATGCGCGTCCGACAGCGGTTCGGCCAAGGTGTCGTAGATGCGCCGGTTGGCGCGGGTGACCGCCTCGGCGCAGACGCGCTCGATCACATCGAGTGTCGGCAAGATGATGTGTTGGTGCCGCAGGGAGTCGAGGACGCTGCCGGCCAGCACGATGCCCTTGTCGGTCTGCAAGGCCAGTGCGGTAGTGGCATGAACAGCCTGGCGATAGTGCCCCAAGCCGAACGGCTCCATGCCCAGGTACGCCCGCAGTTCGAGCAGGTGTTCGCGCCGGGTCTCCTCCCGTTCGGAATATTGCGGCCAACATGCCGGATCGAGTCGCAGGTGCCGTCCGATCCATTGCAGCAGGGGCCTCGGCACCTCAGCGTCTGGTAGCAGGCCCTGACCGGGGAAGCGCAGCAAACACAACTGCACCGCGACACCCAGGCGGTTGGCCTCACCGCGCCGCTGGCGGATCAGTGACAGGTCGGATTCGCTGAAGGTGTAGTGTCGGATGAGTTCGTCTTGTGTATCGGGCAACGCCAGCAAGCTTTCGCGCTCGGCAGCGGACAGGATCGAACGGCGAGGCATGGTCAGGTTTCTCGCATGTACTGGTAAAGCGTTTCGCGGCTGATGCCGAACTCACGGGCGAGCTTGGCTTTCTGCTCGCCCGCCGCGATGCGCCGTTTCAGTTCCTCGATCTTTTCACCGCTCAGAGACTTCTTGCGCCCCCGATAGGCCCCGCGCTGCTTGGCGAGCGCGATCCCCTCGCGCTGCCGCTCGCGGATGAGCGCCCGCTCGAACTCGGCGAACGCCCCCATCACCGACAGCATGAGGTTCGCCATTGGCGAATCCTCGCCGGTGAAGGTCAGGTGCTCCTTGACGAACTCGATGCGCACGCCGCGCTGGGTAAGGCCCTGCACCAAGCGGCGCAGGTCGTCGAGGTTGCGCGCGAGACGGTCCATGCTGTGCACGACCACCGTATCGCCTTCGCGCACGAACCCGAGCAGCGCGTCGAGCTGCGGGCGCTGCGTGTCCTTGCCCGAGGCCTTGTCGGTGAACACCTTGTCCGCATGGACCTGTTCAAGTTGCCGTTCTGGGTTCTGGTCGAAGCTGCTGACGCGGACGTAGCCGATGCGCTGACCGTGCAAGGTGCCCTCCTGAGGGTAATGTGTCAGGAAGAAATCTATGACCCTTGACGGCGTGTGTCAATAAATTACGAAGGCAATGCTATTCTGACGCTATTGCCCCGAACGGTCTGACGCCCAGTTAGGGTATAGCTCATTCTGACAGCCATCGAAGAAAGCGATTAACCAACTTGCCAAAATTAACCAAATAGGTCATTATTCGCTTATGGAGAAAGGCACTCCCCACTGCAAGCTGCCCGTCGTCAAAGCCATGATCGAGGCGGGCAAGGTCCGTTCAACCCTGTCGGCGCTGGCGGGCGGGGCGGCATTGGGATTTGACTTCGAGGGAATCGTCAGCGTGGTTAAAGCACTGACCCCGGCGGATTTCTACAAGAGCATGACGACACACGCCGATCACCGGGTTTGGCAGGATGTGTACCGACCGGCCACATCCGCTGGCGAGGTCTACCTGAAACTCACGGTGATTGACGACGTGCTCATCGTGTCCTTCAAGGAGCTGTGAACATGAAATGTCCATCTTGCGCGGCGGCCGAACTGGTGCGTGACACCCGCGACCTGCCGTATACCTACAAGGGCGAAACGACCCTCATTCCGGCGG includes:
- a CDS encoding Tn3 family transposase produces the protein MPRRSILSAAERESLLALPDTQDELIRHYTFSESDLSLIRQRRGEANRLGVAVQLCLLRFPGQGLLPDAEVPRPLLQWIGRHLRLDPACWPQYSEREETRREHLLELRAYLGMEPFGLGHYRQAVHATTALALQTDKGIVLAGSVLDSLRHQHIILPTLDVIERVCAEAVTRANRRIYDTLAEPLSDAHRRRLDDLLKRRENGKATWLAWLRQSPAKPNSRHMLEHIGRLKAWQALDLPSGIERLVHQNRLLKIAREGAQMTPADLAKFEPQRRYATLVALAIEGMATVTDEIIDLHDRILGKLFNAAKNKHQQQFQASGKAINAKVRLFGRIGRALIEAKQAGSDPFAAIEAVMSWDAFTESVTEAQRLAQPEDFDFLHRIGERYATLRRYAPEFLAVLKLRAAPAAKDMLGAIEVLRGMNSDNARKVPADAPTDFIKPRWQKLVMTDTGIDRRYYELCALSELKNSLRSGDIWVEGSRQFKDFEDYLVPPARFASLKQASDLPLAVATDCDQYLHDRLTLLETQLATVNSMALANELPDAIITGSGLKITPLDAAVPDTAQALIDQMAVILPHVKITELLLEVDQWTGFTRHFTHLKSGELAKDRNLLLTTILADAINLGLTKMAESCPGTTYAKLAWLQAWHIRDETYSTALAELVNAQFRHPFAEHWGDGTTSSSDGQNFRAGSKAESTGHINPKYGSSPGRTFYTHISDQYAPFHTKVVNVGVRDSTYVLDGLLYHESDLRIEEHYTDTAGFTDHVFALMHLLGFRFAPRIRDLGDTKLYIPKGDAAYEALKPMIGSTLNIKHVRAHWDEILRLATSIKQGTVTASLMLRKLGSYPRQNGLAVALRELGRIERTLFILDWLQSVELRRRVHAGLNKGEARNALARAVFFNRLGEIRDRSFEQQRYRASGLNLVTVAIVLWNTVYLERAANALRSHGQVIDDSLLQYLSPLGWEHINLTGDYLWRSSAKIGAGKFRPLRPLQPA
- a CDS encoding recombinase family protein, with translation MHGQRIGYVRVSSFDQNPERQLEQVHADKVFTDKASGKDTQRPQLDALLGFVREGDTVVVHSMDRLARNLDDLRRLVQGLTQRGVRIEFVKEHLTFTGEDSPMANLMLSVMGAFAEFERALIRERQREGIALAKQRGAYRGRKKSLSGEKIEELKRRIAAGEQKAKLAREFGISRETLYQYMRET
- a CDS encoding type II toxin-antitoxin system MqsR family toxin, whose protein sequence is MEKGTPHCKLPVVKAMIEAGKVRSTLSALAGGAALGFDFEGIVSVVKALTPADFYKSMTTHADHRVWQDVYRPATSAGEVYLKLTVIDDVLIVSFKEL